A single window of Polaribacter sp. SA4-10 DNA harbors:
- a CDS encoding carbohydrate kinase family protein: protein MLNNIDILCVGEVLIDFIGHQSGVLINNTRDYHRYLGGSPTNVAMNFARLGLKPVMISSIGDDGFGEYILKRLTEANISTNNIKRLEHIPTSVIFVSRSESTPEFIPFRAADYHITEDQIPTEILKKINIFHTTCFALSKEPAQTTILKKAEEAYNLGCKLSIDLNYAKKLWASQEQALHVIKTYCKFNPLIKISEDDMLRLFEKELPHEEIFQYFHKQGVETVCLTLGSNGVKLSQIGKEIIQLPAIKIEKVVDTTGAGDAFWSGFLFAYIKEKPIEECLQVALKLAALKLQNVGRLPDNINILSKLL, encoded by the coding sequence ATTTTGAATAATATAGACATATTATGTGTTGGAGAAGTCCTTATTGATTTTATAGGTCATCAATCTGGAGTACTTATAAACAACACTAGAGATTATCATAGATATTTAGGTGGCTCACCCACTAATGTTGCAATGAATTTTGCTAGACTAGGTTTAAAGCCAGTAATGATTTCTTCTATTGGAGATGATGGTTTTGGTGAATACATTTTAAAAAGACTTACAGAAGCTAATATTAGTACAAATAATATTAAAAGATTAGAGCATATACCTACAAGCGTAATTTTTGTTTCTAGGTCTGAAAGCACCCCAGAATTTATTCCTTTTAGAGCAGCAGATTATCACATTACTGAAGATCAAATACCTACTGAAATACTTAAAAAAATCAATATATTTCATACAACTTGTTTTGCTTTAAGTAAAGAACCTGCACAAACTACTATCTTAAAAAAGGCTGAAGAAGCATATAATTTAGGCTGTAAACTTAGTATAGATTTAAATTATGCTAAGAAGTTGTGGGCGAGTCAAGAACAAGCACTACATGTAATTAAAACCTATTGCAAGTTTAATCCATTAATTAAAATTAGTGAAGATGATATGTTGAGGCTTTTTGAAAAAGAACTTCCTCATGAAGAAATTTTTCAATACTTCCATAAGCAAGGCGTAGAAACGGTATGCTTAACGCTAGGTAGTAATGGGGTTAAATTGTCTCAAATTGGAAAAGAAATTATTCAGTTACCAGCCATAAAAATTGAAAAAGTGGTAGATACTACAGGCGCAGGAGATGCTTTTTGGTCAGGATTTTTATTCGCTTACATAAAAGAAAAGCCAATAGAAGAATGTTTACAAGTAGCCTTAAAATTAGCTGCTTTAAAACTCCAAAATGTAGGTAGGCTTCCAGATAACATTAATATTTTATCTAAACTTTTATAA
- a CDS encoding glycosidase, with protein sequence MQNENSKIISNGVMLNSYPDSIGHKLSDTVNMLQNEAFKDVFSLFYVLPTFFNSDLDRGFSVIDYNLNKELVSKADLIALEKLNIKLKFDIVLNHLSVNSPQFKDLLLNGEKSKYKDFFINWNTFWQENGTKNEDGIVLPKEEFLTKLFMRKSGLPILKVPFPDGTEKPYWNTFYQEINYKKITLSDLHSFQKLSNLDKEDICKKINKAIENKEDFSTLSFDNNDNLKSDILKLIETKKTFLGQMDVNAKSELVWDFYEETLAKVKSFGCKILRLDAFAYLHKEIGQTNFFNKPGTWNYLDRINEIAKKNDLILLPEIHAEYGINLHDEVAKKGYQIYDFFLPGLMIHTLEKSSNKAIITWAKEIIAKGYKTVNMLGCHDGIPVLDLKGKEVNGTYNKGLLEDTEIEAIMNTIIERGGRVKNLYDPSGNKISYYQVNATFFSALGEDEKKLLLARAIQMFMPGIPQVWYLDLFAGKNNYAAADKGGSGGHKEINRTTLTNKDIEEGLKKDIVLNQLKIMRLRNTSNAFLGNIKINNSNENELDIIWENDKEFAQLKANLTTCTFVITFSENEITTKMNF encoded by the coding sequence ATGCAAAACGAAAACAGCAAAATTATCTCTAATGGAGTAATGCTAAACTCTTACCCAGATAGTATTGGGCATAAATTAAGTGATACCGTAAATATGCTTCAAAATGAAGCCTTCAAAGACGTGTTTTCTTTGTTTTATGTATTGCCAACTTTTTTTAATAGCGATTTAGACAGAGGTTTTTCTGTAATAGATTATAACTTAAATAAAGAATTAGTTTCTAAAGCAGATTTAATCGCACTAGAAAAGTTGAACATTAAATTAAAATTTGATATTGTTTTAAACCATTTATCTGTTAATTCTCCACAATTTAAAGACTTATTGTTGAATGGTGAGAAATCTAAATACAAAGATTTTTTTATAAATTGGAACACTTTTTGGCAAGAAAACGGAACAAAAAATGAAGATGGAATTGTACTACCAAAAGAAGAGTTTCTTACTAAATTATTTATGAGAAAATCTGGACTTCCTATTTTAAAAGTTCCTTTTCCAGATGGCACAGAAAAACCCTATTGGAACACCTTTTATCAAGAAATAAACTATAAAAAAATTACGCTTTCTGATTTACACTCTTTTCAAAAGCTATCGAACCTCGACAAAGAAGATATTTGTAAAAAAATAAACAAAGCAATAGAAAACAAAGAAGATTTTTCAACTTTAAGTTTTGATAACAACGATAATTTAAAATCTGATATTTTAAAATTAATTGAAACAAAGAAAACTTTTTTAGGACAAATGGATGTAAATGCCAAATCTGAATTGGTTTGGGATTTTTACGAAGAAACTTTAGCAAAAGTAAAAAGCTTTGGCTGTAAAATTTTACGTTTAGATGCCTTTGCGTATTTACATAAAGAAATTGGACAAACTAATTTTTTTAACAAACCAGGAACTTGGAATTATCTAGATCGAATTAATGAAATTGCAAAAAAGAACGACTTAATTCTTTTACCAGAAATTCATGCAGAATATGGTATAAATCTACACGATGAAGTTGCAAAAAAAGGGTATCAAATTTATGATTTTTTCTTACCTGGCTTAATGATTCATACCTTAGAAAAATCCTCTAATAAAGCAATTATAACTTGGGCAAAAGAAATTATAGCCAAAGGTTATAAAACAGTAAATATGTTAGGTTGCCATGATGGAATTCCTGTTTTAGATTTAAAAGGAAAAGAAGTTAATGGAACTTATAACAAAGGTTTGTTAGAAGATACTGAAATAGAAGCTATAATGAACACAATTATAGAACGCGGTGGAAGAGTAAAAAACTTATACGACCCTTCAGGAAATAAAATTTCTTATTACCAAGTTAATGCAACTTTTTTTAGCGCTTTAGGCGAAGACGAAAAAAAATTATTACTAGCTAGAGCTATTCAAATGTTTATGCCTGGTATCCCACAAGTTTGGTATTTAGATCTTTTTGCAGGAAAAAACAATTATGCAGCTGCAGACAAAGGAGGAAGTGGTGGTCATAAAGAAATTAATAGAACAACCTTAACAAATAAAGACATAGAGGAAGGTCTTAAAAAAGACATTGTTTTAAATCAACTCAAAATAATGCGATTAAGAAACACATCTAATGCTTTTCTAGGCAACATTAAAATTAATAATTCTAATGAAAACGAATTAGATATTATCTGGGAAAATGACAAAGAATTTGCACAGCTAAAAGCAAATCTTACAACGTGTACTTTTGTAATAACTTTTTCAGAAAATGAAATAACTACAAAAATGAATTTTTAA
- a CDS encoding NADP-dependent malic enzyme: MSDSRKRHEALLYHAKPKPGKIEVVPTKKYATQHDLALAYSPGVAEPCLEIAKDKNNAYKYTAKGNLVAVISNGTAVLGLGDIGPDASKPVMEGKGLLFKIFADIDVFDIEVDATDVELFIQTVKAIAPTFGGINLEDIKAPEAFEIERRLKEELDIPVMHDDQHGTAIISAAALKNAIDITEKDISKVKIVVNGAGAAAISCTRLYLKLGVKRENVVMCDSKGVIRKDRGNLTSQKAEFATDKDLNTLDEAMHNADVFIGLSKGNIVSPEMLLSMAKDPIVFAMANPVAEIEYDLAVATRKDIIMATGRSDHPNQVNNVLGFPFIFRGALDVRATKINEEMKMAAVHALANLAKKSVPEQVNIVYDEVSLTYGREYIIPKPFDPRLIYEIPPAIAKAAMDSGVALEPITDWDKYREELMERSGSGSKEIRLLHNRAKNNKKRIIFAEADHLDVLKAAQRVHEERIGNVILLGRKEVILELKEEIGFTDDVPIMDPKTDEETERRGRFGEIYWKNRQRKGRTLSEAKKLMRERNYFAAMMINEGEADALITGYSRPYPSVVKPILELIEKDKGVQKIAACNLMLTKQGPLFLADTTININPTAKDLVKISQMTANFVKMFGMKPNMAMVSFSNFGSSNSDTSKKISEAVSYLHRHFPDTVIDGEIQADFALNPEMLAKEFPFSKLNGKKVNVLIFPNLESANITYKLLKQLNQAESIGPIILGLSKPVHILQLGSSVDEMVNMAALAAVDAQEKEKRNNK; encoded by the coding sequence ATGAGCGATTCTAGAAAAAGACACGAAGCTTTACTATATCACGCAAAACCAAAACCAGGAAAAATTGAAGTTGTTCCTACTAAGAAATATGCTACTCAGCACGATTTAGCTTTAGCATATTCTCCAGGAGTTGCTGAGCCTTGTTTAGAAATTGCAAAAGACAAAAACAACGCATATAAATATACAGCTAAAGGAAACTTAGTTGCTGTAATTTCTAACGGAACTGCCGTTTTAGGTTTGGGAGATATTGGCCCAGATGCTTCTAAACCAGTAATGGAAGGAAAAGGATTACTGTTTAAAATTTTTGCAGATATAGATGTTTTTGATATTGAAGTAGACGCAACTGATGTAGAACTTTTTATACAAACTGTAAAAGCAATTGCTCCTACTTTTGGAGGTATTAATTTAGAGGATATTAAAGCCCCTGAAGCTTTTGAAATAGAAAGAAGATTAAAAGAAGAACTAGACATACCGGTAATGCATGATGACCAGCATGGAACAGCAATTATCTCTGCTGCTGCGCTAAAAAATGCGATTGATATTACAGAAAAAGATATTAGTAAAGTAAAAATTGTTGTTAACGGGGCTGGAGCAGCTGCAATTTCTTGTACACGTTTATACCTAAAACTAGGTGTAAAAAGAGAAAATGTTGTTATGTGTGACAGTAAAGGTGTTATTAGAAAAGATAGAGGTAATCTAACATCGCAAAAAGCAGAATTTGCAACTGATAAAGATTTAAATACTTTAGATGAAGCAATGCATAATGCTGATGTTTTTATTGGTTTATCTAAAGGAAACATAGTTTCTCCAGAAATGCTTTTATCGATGGCAAAAGACCCAATAGTATTTGCTATGGCAAATCCTGTTGCAGAAATAGAATACGACTTAGCTGTTGCCACAAGAAAAGATATTATTATGGCTACGGGTAGATCAGACCATCCTAACCAAGTAAATAATGTACTTGGATTTCCATTTATTTTTAGAGGAGCTTTAGATGTTAGAGCAACAAAAATTAATGAAGAAATGAAAATGGCTGCAGTACATGCTTTAGCAAATTTAGCTAAGAAATCTGTACCAGAACAAGTAAATATTGTTTACGACGAGGTTAGTTTAACTTACGGACGAGAATATATTATTCCAAAACCATTTGACCCAAGATTGATTTATGAAATTCCACCTGCAATAGCAAAAGCTGCAATGGATTCTGGTGTTGCATTAGAACCAATCACAGATTGGGATAAGTATCGTGAAGAATTAATGGAAAGATCTGGTTCTGGAAGTAAAGAAATTAGACTGCTACATAACAGAGCAAAAAACAATAAAAAACGAATAATTTTTGCTGAAGCAGATCATTTAGATGTTTTAAAAGCTGCTCAAAGAGTACATGAAGAAAGAATTGGAAATGTTATTTTATTAGGACGTAAGGAGGTTATTTTAGAACTAAAAGAAGAAATTGGTTTTACAGATGATGTGCCAATTATGGACCCAAAAACCGATGAAGAAACAGAACGCAGAGGACGTTTTGGAGAAATTTATTGGAAAAACAGACAGCGAAAAGGAAGAACTCTTTCTGAAGCAAAAAAATTAATGCGAGAACGTAATTATTTTGCTGCTATGATGATAAATGAGGGAGAGGCAGATGCGTTAATTACCGGATACTCAAGGCCTTATCCTTCTGTAGTAAAACCAATATTAGAATTAATTGAAAAAGACAAAGGTGTTCAAAAAATTGCTGCCTGTAATTTAATGCTAACAAAACAAGGTCCGTTATTTTTAGCAGACACTACAATTAACATAAATCCTACGGCAAAAGACTTGGTTAAAATATCACAAATGACTGCTAATTTTGTGAAGATGTTTGGCATGAAACCAAATATGGCAATGGTTTCTTTTTCTAATTTTGGATCTTCAAATTCTGATACCTCTAAAAAAATAAGTGAAGCTGTTTCTTATTTACACCGTCATTTTCCAGACACCGTTATTGATGGAGAAATTCAAGCAGATTTTGCTTTAAATCCAGAAATGTTAGCAAAAGAGTTTCCTTTTTCTAAATTAAATGGAAAAAAAGTGAATGTTTTAATCTTTCCAAACCTAGAATCAGCAAACATTACCTACAAATTATTAAAACAATTAAACCAAGCAGAATCTATTGGTCCAATAATTTTAGGGTTAAGTAAACCTGTACATATTCTACAATTAGGATCTAGTGTTGATGAAATGGTAAATATGGCTGCTTTAGCTGCTGTTGATGCCCAAGAAAAAGAAAAAAGAAACAACAAATAA
- the ruvA gene encoding Holliday junction branch migration protein RuvA, translated as MITQIRGRIVEKNPTDVVVDCNGVGYLLHISLNTFSSLPDDEAVVLYTHLSIREDAHTLFGFISKTEREVFKLLISVSGVGPSIARTMLSSMTSEEIQNAIATENVALIQSVKGIGVKTAQRVIVDLKDKILKTFDIDEVSVHTSNTNKDEALSALEVLGFQRKQSDKIISAIIRENTDASVEQLIKLALKSL; from the coding sequence ATGATTACACAAATTAGAGGAAGAATTGTAGAGAAAAACCCAACAGATGTTGTTGTAGATTGTAATGGTGTAGGCTATTTATTACATATTTCTCTAAATACATTTTCTAGCTTACCAGATGATGAAGCTGTTGTTTTATACACACATTTATCCATTAGAGAAGATGCACACACACTTTTTGGGTTTATTAGTAAAACTGAAAGAGAAGTTTTTAAATTATTGATTTCTGTTTCTGGTGTAGGACCAAGTATTGCAAGAACCATGTTGTCTTCTATGACATCAGAGGAAATACAAAATGCAATTGCAACAGAAAACGTTGCTTTAATACAATCTGTAAAAGGAATTGGAGTAAAAACAGCACAAAGAGTTATTGTAGATTTAAAAGATAAGATTTTAAAAACGTTTGATATAGATGAAGTTTCTGTTCATACAAGCAATACTAATAAAGATGAAGCGTTATCTGCTTTAGAGGTTTTAGGCTTCCAAAGAAAACAATCTGATAAAATTATTTCTGCAATCATAAGGGAAAATACAGATGCTTCTGTAGAACAATTAATAAAATTAGCACTAAAAAGCTTATAA